A part of Brassica rapa cultivar Chiifu-401-42 chromosome A05, CAAS_Brap_v3.01, whole genome shotgun sequence genomic DNA contains:
- the LOC117133882 gene encoding uncharacterized protein At3g43530-like has protein sequence MNHLKGEVKEACAFPGFIIPLEVLAFECIPDLGKTFRIYSEDASEECPRMCKSRFTKSSLRGYPLEDIYAAVGETKVINSVLVPTIGEQIMLARIIDEEREYDRQGSPSDTWNYWLNVKQKNIWWEELYELDQAARGVLPKKKDKEKVTFAEGSSSNSGLDSRLQGLEERILEFMGERFVGLHVTVETMLEAQSSRMSVLEKNQRLLRRRAKKIEDRLTSIESKVEPSHGEDMDFRQWDNDTYEEKDKACSEKEKANAEHEAGKEKDNIENTEEEGEKEADDNAQQEGEKEKENSEADEEEDSESESEELKQMKERSRRQAAKLWKEIANEEKIGGKHIKDDGRFRCLQIISLGSSNV, from the exons ATGAACCATCTGAAGGGTGAAGTGAAAGAGGCATGCGCCTTTCCTGGTTTCATCATCCCTTTAGAG GTTCTGGCTTTTGAGTGTATTCCGGATCTGGGGAAGACGTTTAGAATCTATTCAGAGGACGCCAGTGAAGAATGTCCAAGGATGTGTAAGAGCCGGTTTACAAAGTCCAGTCTTAGGGGTTATCCTTTGGAAGACATATATGCTGCTGTTGGAGAAACAAAG gtTATCAACAGTGTCTTAGTTCCAACTATTGGTGAGCAAATTATGCTGGCTCGTATCATTGATGAGGAGCGAGAGTATGACCGTCAGGGCAGCCCAAGTGATACTTGGAACTACTGGTTAAATGTGAAGCAGAAGAATATTTGGTGGGAAGAGCTATATGAGTTGGATCAAGCTGCACGAGGAGTGTTGccaaaaaagaaagacaaagaGAAGGTGACGTTTGCAGAAGGATCATCCTCTAATTCTGGATTAGATTCGAGGTTGCAAGGTCTGGAAGAGAGGATTTTGGAGTTCATGGGAGAAAGATTTGTTGGACTTCACGTCACGGTGGAGACAATGTTAGAGGCTCAAAGCTCAAGGATGAGTGTTCTTGAAAAGAACCAGCGGCTTTTGAGAAGAAGGGCTAAGAAAATAGAAGACAGGCTAACTTCTATTGAGAGTAAAGTGGAGCCGAGTCATGGTGAAGACATGGATTTTCGACAGTGGGACAATGATACATATGAAGAGAAGGACAAAGCTTGTTCTGAGAAGGAGAAAGCTAATGCTGAGCACGAGGCTGGAAAAGAAAAGGATAACATCGAGAATACTGAGGAAGAGGGTGAGAAAGAGGCTGATGACAATGCTCAGCAAGAGggtgagaaagagaaggaaaataGTGAggctgatgaggaagaagacagTGAGAGTGAAAGTGAAGAGTTGAAGCAAATGAAGGAGAGAAGTAGAAGACAAGCTGCTAAATTGTGGAAGGAAATTGCGAATGAGGAAAAGATTGGAGGGAAACATATTAAGGATGATGGACGATTTAGATGCTTGCAGATCATTTCCCTGGGGTCGTCTAACGTTTGA
- the LOC103869403 gene encoding uncharacterized protein At3g43530-like, translating to MNHLKGEVKEACAFPGFIIPLEVLAFECIPDLGKTFRIYSEDASEECPRMCKSRFTKSSLRGYPLEDIYAAVGETKVINSVLVPTIGEQIMLARIIDEEREYDRQGSPSDTWNYWLNVKQKNIWWEELYELDQAARGVLPKKKDKEKVTFAEGSSSNSGLDSRLQGLEERILEFMGERFVGLHVTVETMLEAQSSRMSVLEKNQRLLRRRAKKIEDRLTSIESKVEPSHGEDMDFRQWDNDTYEEKDKACSEKEKANAEHEAGKEKDNIENTEEEGEKEADDNAQQEGEKEKENSEADEEEDSESESEELKQMKERSRRQAAKLWKEIANEEKIGGKHDEEESEEKEAETSEEKDENNDEKDEEKVVESEAEGEDDQVEVGGKEDQEEEVEGKEDEEEEVEGKESETREKEKEKNETEEVESEARETEIEKGTPTPPRGNQTERTPKDDDNEPRVEPRVETNRTGETPTPPHGSQSEGTPKVDNTEPRVETNRTGETPTPPRGSQSEGTPTPPRGRTKAMAARRPIIRRMEDEPGKGEKVVEEEKQKKEAVETEEKSREKVADEEKKKEEVVKEHAEEVVEEYSEEEKQRWIMVVYKEAPSPWIMHRCKENVVVAAPKKSGRPKRKQWVQTPFTEGKKRKTKP from the exons ATGAACCATCTGAAGGGTGAAGTGAAAGAGGCATGCGCCTTTCCTGGTTTCATCATCCCTTTAGAG GTTCTGGCTTTTGAGTGTATTCCGGATCTGGGGAAGACGTTTAGAATCTATTCAGAGGACGCCAGTGAAGAATGTCCAAGGATGTGTAAGAGCCGGTTTACAAAGTCCAGTCTTAGGGGTTATCCTTTGGAAGACATATATGCTGCTGTTGGAGAAACAAAG gtTATCAACAGTGTCTTAGTTCCAACTATTGGTGAGCAAATTATGCTGGCTCGTATCATTGATGAGGAGCGAGAGTATGACCGTCAGGGCAGCCCAAGTGATACTTGGAACTACTGGTTAAATGTGAAGCAGAAGAATATTTGGTGGGAAGAGCTATATGAGTTGGATCAAGCTGCACGAGGAGTGTTGccaaaaaagaaagacaaagaGAAGGTGACGTTTGCAGAAGGATCATCCTCTAATTCTGGATTAGATTCGAGGTTGCAAGGTCTGGAAGAGAGGATTTTGGAGTTCATGGGAGAAAGATTTGTTGGACTTCACGTCACGGTGGAGACAATGTTAGAGGCTCAAAGCTCAAGGATGAGTGTTCTTGAAAAGAACCAGCGGCTTTTGAGAAGAAGGgctaagaaaatagaagatagGCTAACTTCTATTGAGAGTAAAGTGGAGCCGAGTCATGGTGAAGACATGGATTTTCGACAGTGGGACAATGATACATATGAAGAGAAGGACAAAGCTTGTTCTGAGAAGGAGAAAGCTAATGCTGAGCACGAGGCTGGAAAAGAAAAGGATAACATCGAGAATACTGAGGAAGAGGGTGAGAAAGAGGCTGATGACAATGCTCAGCAAGAGggtgagaaagagaaggaaaataGTGAggctgatgaggaagaagacagTGAGAGTGAAAGTGAAGAGTTGAAGCAAATGAAGGAGAGAAGTAGAAGACAAGCTGCTAAATTGTGGAAGGAAATTGCGAATGAGGAAAAGATTGGAGGGAaacatgatgaagaagaaagtgaagagaAAGAAGCTGAAACCAGTGAGGAAAAGGATGAGAACaatgatgagaaagatgaagaaaaagTGGTGGAATCTGAGGCTGAAGGAGAAGATGATCAAGTAGAGGTTGGAGGGAAAGaggatcaagaagaagaagttgaagggaaggaggatgaagaagaagaagttgaagggAAAGAGTCTGAAACCAGGgagaaagaaaaggagaaaaatgaGACTGAGGAGGTGGAATCAGAAGCACGGGAGACAGAGATAGAAAAAGGAACTCCGACACCACCACGTGGGAATCAGACAGAGAGAACTCCCAAAGATGATGACAATGAGCCTCGGGTTGAGCCTCGGGTTGAGACGAACAGAACCGGTGAAACTCCAACACCACCACATGGGAGTCAGTCAGAGGGAACTCCCAAAGTTGATAACACTGAGCCTCGGGTTGAGACAAACAGAACCGGTGAAACTCCAACACCACCACGTGGGAGTCAGTCAGAGGGAACTCCAACACCGCCACGTGGTAGGACTAAGGCAATGGCTGCGAGGAGACCAATAATTAGGCGTATGGAGGATGAACCTGGAAAAGGTGAGAAAGTTGtggaagaagagaaacaaaagaaagaggCTGTGGAAACAGAGGAAAAAAGCAGGGAGAAAGTTGCggatgaagagaaaaaaaaggaagaggtTGTGAAGGAACATGCTGAGGAAGTTGTTGAGGAATACAGTGAGGAAGAAAAGCAAAGGTGGATCATGGTCGTTTACAAGGAAGCACCGAGTCCTTGGATCATGCATAGGTGCAAGGAGAATGTCGTTGTTGCTGCACCTAAGAAGAGTGGCAGACCAAAGAGGAAACAGTGGGTGCAGACTCCTTTCACGGAGGGGAAGAAGCGTAAAACAAAGCCTTAG
- the LOC103844085 gene encoding uncharacterized protein At3g43530-like has protein sequence MKKNQKVVPNESRRQSLRVRKPDSAAKKPEPRVQKSKKSSKKSKKSRPVREPARAPSVESLSVSDESEREGSDSEGSEREEMQPNQPLEFYFKSSEFPQSSKIQTKCFVTRTVKLIRDKPEAAWFTSHPQFRHFFHMPDEDNLKLQGMWMLQLRTICTPEDDVAWFAVNGVPIRYSMREHALISGLDCGDYPPNYEKLGGYKFVDYYFHDRKKITITDVKQKMLSMPPCPDRLKMTVLFFLGRVIRGKPKDAGNLDDFILRMMDDLDACRSFPWGRLTFEDAIKEIKHVMNHLKGEVKEACAFPGFIIPLEVLAFECIPDLGKTFRIYSEDASEECPRMCKSRFTKSSLRGYPLEDIYAAVGETKVINSVLVPTIGEQIMLARIIDEEREYDRQGSPSDTWNYWLNVKQKNIWWEELYELDQAARGVLPKKKDKEKVTFAEGSSSNSGLDSRLQGLEERILEFMGERFVGLHVTVETMLEAQSSRMSVLEKNQRLLRRRAKKIEDRLTSIESKVEPSHGEDMDFRQWDNDTYEEKDKACSEKEKANAEHEAGKEKDNIENTEEEGEKEADDNAQQEGEKEKENSEADEEEDSESESEELKQMKERSRRQAAKLWKEIANEEKIGGKHIKDDGRFRCLQIISLGSSNV, from the exons atgaagaaaaatcaaaagGTAGTCCCCAATGAAAGTCGTCGTCAGTCTCTTAGAGTCAGGAAACCGGACTCGGCTGCAAAAAAACCAGAACCGAGAGTTCAGAAGAGCAAGAAAAGCAGTAAGAAGAGTAAGAAGAGTAGGCCAGTGAGAGAGCCAGCGAGAGCACCGAGTGTAGAATCGCTCTCAGTCTCAGATGAGTCCGAAAGAGAGGGGTCCGATAGTGAGGGGTCTGAAAGAGag GAAATGCAACCGAATCAACCCCTTGAGTTCTACTTCAAAAGCAGCGAGTTCCCCCAGAGTTCGAAGATACAAACTAAGTGCTTCGTGACCAGGACAGTAAAGCTCATCAGGGATAAGCCTGAGGCTGCGTGGTTCACAAGCCATCCTCAGTTTCGACATTTCTTCCACATGCCAGACGAAGATAACCTGAAGCTTCAGGGGATGTGGATGTTACAACTGCGCACCATTTGTACTCCAGAAGATGATGTTGCATGGTTTGCGGTTAATGGTGTACCCATCCGCTATTCTATGAGGGAACATGCCCTCATCTCTGGGTTAGACTGCGGTGATTATCCACCAAACTATGAGAAGTTGGGAGGTTATAAGTTTGTGGATTATTACTTCCATGACAGAAAGAAGATCACCATCACTGATGTGAAGCAGAAGATGTTGTCTATGCCGCCGTGTCCAGATAGATTGAAGATGACAGTCTTGTTTTTTCTTGGTCGGGTTATCAGAGGAAAGCCGAAGGATGCTGGAAATTTAGACGACTTCATATTAAGGATGATGGACGATTTAGATGCTTGCAGATCATTTCCCTGGGGTCGTCTAACGTTTGAGGATGCAATAAAGGAGATTAAGCACGTGATGAACCATCTGAAGGGTGAAGTGAAAGAGGCATGCGCCTTTCCTGGTTTCATCATCCCTTTAGAG GTTCTGGCTTTTGAGTGTATTCCGGATCTGGGGAAGACGTTTAGAATCTATTCAGAGGACGCCAGTGAAGAATGTCCAAGGATGTGTAAGAGCCGGTTTACAAAGTCCAGTCTTAGGGGTTATCCTTTGGAAGACATATATGCTGCTGTTGGAGAAACAAAG gtTATCAACAGTGTCTTAGTTCCAACTATTGGTGAGCAAATTATGCTGGCTCGTATCATTGATGAGGAGCGAGAGTATGACCGTCAGGGCAGCCCAAGTGATACTTGGAACTACTGGTTAAATGTGAAGCAGAAGAATATTTGGTGGGAAGAGCTATATGAGTTGGATCAAGCTGCACGAGGAGTGTTGccaaaaaagaaagacaaagaGAAGGTGACGTTTGCAGAAGGATCATCCTCTAATTCTGGATTAGATTCGAGGTTGCAAGGTCTGGAAGAGAGGATTTTGGAGTTCATGGGAGAAAGATTTGTTGGACTTCACGTCACGGTGGAGACAATGTTAGAGGCTCAAAGCTCAAGGATGAGTGTTCTTGAAAAGAACCAGCGGCTTTTGAGAAGAAGGGCTAAGAAAATAGAAGACAGGCTAACTTCTATTGAGAGTAAAGTGGAGCCGAGTCATGGTGAAGACATGGATTTTCGACAGTGGGACAATGATACATATGAAGAGAAGGACAAAGCTTGTTCTGAGAAGGAGAAAGCTAATGCTGAGCACGAGGCTGGAAAAGAAAAGGATAACATCGAGAATACTGAGGAAGAGGGTGAGAAAGAGGCTGATGACAATGCTCAGCAAGAGggtgagaaagagaaggaaaataGTGAggctgatgaggaagaagacagTGAGAGTGAAAGTGAAGAGTTGAAGCAAATGAAGGAGAGAAGTAGAAGACAAGCTGCTAAATTGTGGAAGGAAATTGCGAATGAGGAAAAGATTGGAGGGAAACATATTAAGGATGATGGACGATTTAGATGCTTGCAGATCATTTCCCTGGGGTCGTCTAACGTTTGA